The following are encoded in a window of Hymenobacter volaticus genomic DNA:
- a CDS encoding TonB-dependent receptor, with protein sequence MLNENTLTYRQQLGKHSLGLLLGQGLQSDTNNRTFAQGTGFPNNSFKEISAASVTSSTQNWSGYRLASFFGRADYNFDDRYLLNVSFRADGSSRFGKANQWGYFPSVGAAWRIKQESFLHDVHALSDLKLRASYGLTGNQNGIGNFAARGLWNGGANYLGGAGIAPQQLANADLKWEQTSQANVGVDVGLLDNRVTLEANAYYKYTKNGLIQLTEPATTGFSSYWANAVEVSNKGLELVLNTVNVRKEDFTWNTSFNIASNVNNIEKLATPTKFGSRDLILQQQGHPLYSFWVYKQLYVDSETGNAVYDDVDKDGKITAADRQITGSIWPKFFGA encoded by the coding sequence TTGCTTAACGAAAACACGCTTACCTACCGCCAGCAGTTAGGCAAGCATAGCCTGGGTCTGTTGCTAGGGCAGGGGTTGCAGAGCGACACCAACAACCGCACCTTTGCCCAGGGCACGGGCTTTCCCAACAATTCGTTCAAGGAAATTTCGGCGGCTTCCGTCACGAGTAGCACCCAGAACTGGTCGGGCTACCGGCTGGCGTCTTTCTTCGGGCGGGCTGATTACAACTTCGACGACCGGTACTTGCTGAACGTGAGTTTCCGCGCTGATGGCTCGTCGCGCTTCGGCAAAGCCAACCAGTGGGGGTACTTCCCGAGTGTGGGTGCCGCTTGGCGCATCAAGCAGGAAAGCTTTCTGCACGACGTGCACGCTCTTAGCGACCTGAAACTGCGCGCTTCGTATGGGCTGACCGGCAACCAGAACGGCATTGGCAACTTCGCGGCGCGCGGGCTCTGGAACGGCGGCGCCAACTACTTAGGCGGGGCCGGGATTGCGCCCCAACAGCTAGCCAACGCCGATTTGAAGTGGGAGCAGACCTCGCAGGCAAACGTGGGCGTGGACGTAGGCCTGCTCGACAACCGCGTTACGCTGGAAGCAAACGCCTACTACAAATACACCAAGAACGGGCTGATTCAGCTAACTGAGCCAGCTACCACGGGCTTTAGCTCGTACTGGGCCAACGCGGTGGAAGTAAGCAATAAAGGGCTGGAGTTGGTCCTCAATACGGTGAACGTCCGCAAGGAAGACTTCACCTGGAATACCAGCTTCAACATTGCCAGCAACGTCAATAACATCGAGAAGCTGGCCACGCCCACCAAGTTTGGCAGCCGCGACCTGATTTTGCAGCAGCAGGGGCACCCACTCTACTCGTTTTGGGTGTACAAGCAGCTCTACGTGGATTCGGAAACCGGCAACGCCGTGTACGACGACGTGGACAAGGACGGCAAAATCACGGCCGCTGACCGGCAGATTACGGGCAGCATCTGGCCTAAGTTCTTCGGGGCTTAA
- a CDS encoding SusC/RagA family TonB-linked outer membrane protein, with amino-acid sequence MNYLLPLTLLTLSAPGATSAASSTLLIRSQPASVPITGKVVDETGQVLPGVTVRVKGTAAGTVTSSDGTFTLAETPENATLIFSFIGYKAQEVKASQAGSVTVRLAPDQGQLNEVVVVGYGTQQRKNLTGSIVKVDPADTKELPVGSFDAQLQGKVSGVQISSNSGVPGGAVNVRVRGATTINGSNTPLYVVDGVFMNNNSLQTISTGGKASSPIADLNPADIENVEVLKDADATALYGARGANGVILITTKRGSFNQKPRVSLNVSQGWAKSVKLWDLATGPEHAQLVNENWLNTTGATPHTFANRPYRPVAEGGRGLPEEQPTFDRLSQVFRTARLQNYDVAVAGGSTSTRYYIGGGFTKQESILQPIDFQRASFKVNLDQQLSDKVQIGVSNSFTRTYRNEGRAGDGPAGGLLQAALHTPTLLSPYDANGQLVGRASFDNVELLVENYDVHSTSLRYLGNLYADVQLLPNLKFRTSFGVDYNNYDEEEYWNTLLIAGRVSVAWARRASRSTPRCLTKTRLPTASS; translated from the coding sequence ATGAACTATCTTCTGCCCTTAACCTTACTTACGTTAAGCGCCCCGGGGGCAACATCAGCAGCTTCTAGTACGCTACTTATTCGCAGTCAACCCGCTAGCGTGCCGATAACTGGTAAGGTGGTAGATGAAACTGGTCAAGTTCTGCCCGGCGTAACCGTCCGGGTGAAAGGTACTGCGGCCGGCACTGTTACCTCGTCGGACGGCACGTTTACCTTGGCCGAAACACCGGAGAATGCCACCCTTATATTTTCCTTCATCGGCTACAAAGCGCAGGAAGTGAAAGCCAGCCAAGCAGGTAGTGTAACCGTGCGGCTAGCGCCCGACCAAGGGCAACTAAACGAAGTGGTAGTGGTCGGGTATGGCACGCAGCAACGCAAAAACCTGACGGGTTCCATCGTGAAAGTGGACCCTGCTGATACCAAGGAGCTACCCGTAGGCAGCTTCGATGCCCAGCTCCAAGGCAAAGTATCGGGGGTGCAAATTTCGTCGAACTCGGGGGTGCCGGGCGGGGCCGTAAACGTGCGAGTCCGCGGGGCCACCACCATCAACGGCTCGAATACGCCGCTGTACGTGGTTGACGGTGTGTTTATGAACAACAACAGCCTCCAAACGATCAGCACCGGCGGTAAAGCTTCTTCGCCCATCGCCGACCTTAATCCGGCCGATATTGAAAACGTGGAAGTGCTCAAGGATGCCGACGCCACGGCCCTGTACGGCGCGCGCGGAGCCAACGGTGTAATCCTGATCACCACCAAGCGCGGTAGCTTCAACCAAAAGCCCCGGGTAAGTTTAAACGTGTCGCAGGGGTGGGCCAAGTCCGTTAAGCTCTGGGACCTGGCCACCGGACCCGAGCACGCCCAACTGGTGAACGAAAACTGGCTGAACACGACCGGCGCCACGCCCCACACCTTCGCCAACCGGCCTTATCGGCCCGTGGCAGAAGGTGGACGAGGGTTGCCCGAAGAACAGCCCACTTTTGATCGGCTCAGCCAAGTGTTTCGTACGGCGCGGCTGCAAAACTATGATGTGGCGGTAGCGGGTGGCAGCACCAGCACGCGCTACTACATTGGCGGCGGCTTCACCAAGCAGGAGTCTATCCTGCAACCCATTGACTTCCAGCGAGCCAGCTTCAAGGTCAACCTCGACCAACAGCTCTCCGACAAGGTGCAAATTGGAGTCAGTAACTCGTTTACGCGCACCTACCGCAACGAGGGTCGCGCCGGCGACGGGCCAGCCGGCGGCCTGCTGCAAGCGGCGCTGCACACGCCCACTCTGCTTTCGCCCTACGATGCCAACGGGCAACTGGTAGGTCGGGCCAGCTTCGATAATGTGGAACTGCTGGTTGAAAACTACGACGTTCACTCGACCAGCTTGCGTTACCTCGGCAACCTCTACGCCGATGTGCAGTTGCTGCCCAACTTGAAGTTTCGCACCAGTTTCGGCGTTGACTACAATAATTACGACGAGGAAGAATACTGGAACACGTTGCTGATTGCCGGGCGGGTGTCGGTGGCTTGGGCACGTCGAGCATCACGCAGTACACCTCGTTGCTTAACGAAAACACGCTTACCTACCGCCAGCAGTTAG